In the genome of Armatimonadota bacterium, one region contains:
- a CDS encoding FHA domain-containing protein: protein MDLSQHETAPETATAEEAAVDQTVAAVEPQDESGSDPEPGTIEASLVLKRAGQETDEVFPFQAPAVIGRFDASVGPVDIDLGDLPEGSYVSRKHAKITCDDGVYRIIDLGSSNGTYVLRDDFEKVTESEIFDGTEIALGNARFVVRLK from the coding sequence ATGGACCTTTCGCAGCACGAAACGGCGCCCGAAACGGCGACCGCCGAAGAAGCCGCCGTCGACCAGACCGTCGCCGCCGTCGAGCCCCAAGACGAGAGCGGGTCGGATCCGGAACCGGGGACGATCGAAGCTTCGCTCGTTCTGAAACGCGCCGGCCAGGAGACCGACGAGGTGTTCCCGTTCCAGGCTCCGGCCGTGATCGGTCGCTTCGACGCCAGTGTCGGGCCGGTGGACATCGACCTGGGCGACCTTCCAGAGGGCAGTTATGTCAGCCGTAAGCACGCCAAGATCACCTGCGACGACGGCGTCTACCGAATCATCGACCTTGGCTCCTCCAACGGGACTTACGTTCTGAGGGACGACTTCGAAAAAGTTACGGAATCGGAGATCTTCGACGGGACCGAGATCGCTTTGGGCAACGCAAGGTTCGTGGTCCGGCTAAAATAG
- a CDS encoding thiamine diphosphokinase: MSERVLAVLGGSDSSDTQIEAWAKSADVVYAADQAANRLVRLGVRPIVVGDLDSFDRALSGGVARVHEDPDPDRTDADKVFDLLHAEGRRSATVAGLEGDLLDHVLASLSTLARSPLDLRVVFRSGIGHIVRAGVPATEPAAAGRRVSLIPLTSCRGVHLTGTKWDVTDRDMAPAGFLSVSNEGAGPVSARLESGTALLFVGREPDSPPEW; the protein is encoded by the coding sequence ATGTCCGAAAGGGTGCTCGCCGTCCTCGGCGGATCGGATTCCAGCGACACGCAGATCGAGGCCTGGGCGAAGAGCGCGGACGTCGTTTACGCGGCCGACCAAGCGGCGAACCGCCTCGTCCGGCTCGGCGTCCGGCCGATCGTCGTCGGAGACCTCGATTCGTTCGACAGGGCCTTGTCCGGCGGCGTCGCGCGCGTCCATGAAGATCCGGATCCGGACCGCACGGACGCTGACAAAGTGTTCGACCTCCTCCACGCCGAGGGCCGCCGATCGGCCACCGTGGCCGGGCTCGAAGGAGACCTCTTAGACCATGTCTTGGCAAGCCTGTCCACGCTGGCACGAAGCCCCCTCGACCTTCGCGTGGTCTTCCGGAGCGGGATCGGCCACATCGTCCGGGCGGGCGTTCCGGCGACCGAGCCCGCCGCCGCCGGACGGCGCGTCTCTTTGATCCCGTTGACCTCGTGCCGGGGCGTCCATTTGACCGGAACGAAGTGGGACGTGACCGATCGGGACATGGCTCCGGCGGGCTTTCTGAGCGTCTCGAACGAGGGCGCGGGACCGGTTTCGGCCCGGTTGGAGAGCGGTACCGCTTTGCTGTTCGTCGGTCGCGAGCCCGACTCGCCGCCCGAATGGTGA